Sequence from the Ziziphus jujuba cultivar Dongzao chromosome 9, ASM3175591v1 genome:
CTTTATGTTTCAAGATGTCTTATTATAAAAGAACCATGTTACATGATGCATGATTCATTTTTATTCTGAAAGGATTGTAAATATATAAAGCTCGAGGGAAAACTTAGTTTTGAAAATAAGATGTTATCataaaaatgcatatattatcagcctctttttctttttcggcAGTAAATCTTCAAATACATTGTTTGCACCATGTTTTCAGCTAGGACTAAGGATATTGTTATATTAGTAGAtagtttcttattattttgttattttttatatattttatatttaatgtaaATAATGGTTGTACCATGATGCATGGACCAATAGAGAATTTTCCAATTTGTGTCTATTGAAGGCATTGAATACATCTCTCCCTATGCCCGTTTGTGTTTTAACCTTGTTTGGAAATTCATGTCCATAAATGATGTGTGCTATTAGCTCTATATGCAAGATATGAGAAGCAACAGCTAGAAAGGTCTAATCTTATAAGTGGGCTTGCATCAATAAACTTTTACCAGCCACTAAACCCTTATctccagaaaaataaaaaatgccccATGTGAGGAAGCAAGACAGAGAAAAACATTATATGCACACCTTCTTTTTACTGATTTTCCTACTAAAGTTCACATATCTCATTCTTTCAATTTCAGTGTTCACACCAGAACAATTGGCAGAGAAATACAGCAATATTACATTCATTTTTTACTGTCTGATTTTGATCTTAGTTGTTGCCTTACACCACTCCATTTACAGGTGAGATCTAAAATCTAGCTGGTTTTGAGTTATCTTTCTACTTTTTCTGAATGATAGAACTTGAAGTCTCCACTTCAGAAGTTACAACCATGTTTGTTGAATCTGCAGGAAAGGGGAACTTGTAATTGCTGTTCCTGGACAGGACCTTAGACCCTATTGGCATATGCTGCTTCCTTTTTCCTATGCTGTAGTTTCAGGTGCTGTAGGATCATGCTCGGTGTTGTTCGCAAAATCTCTGTAAGTTAGGACTTTTTCCCTTGTAAGATGCAAGCTGGTAGACTTTTACTTTCTTCTTTCTGACTCCACTGTATTGTTTTCCAGCTCTAACCTGTTGAGGTTGGCCATGTCCAGTGACTATCAGTTGCATAGTTGGTTCACATATTCCATGCTCCTTTTATTTCTTAGTACAGCTGGGTTCTGGGTAATGTTTATAACACAACTATCATTTTGTTTTGCATCGTTTAGCAAATGTTGCTGGGACACAAATTAATGGTGATGGTTGTTGTATTTAACTTTGAACATTCACACTTTCATCACCTGTTTGCAGATGACTAGGTTAAATGAAGGATTGTCACTTTTTGACGCAATTCTTATTGTTCCTATGTTTCAAATTGCGTGGACATTCTTCTCCATTTGTACAGGATTTGTATATTTTCAAGAATACCAggtcctctctctctgtctctcttgcTCTCTataattagatttaaaaaaGGTGACTACCTTTTGTGAAAACCACAAAGCTAAAATTAAGGGCTGCTTGGACCACAATAAGCACACTCAAATCATAAATTTATCTTTCCTCTATTTAAGCATTGTTTTCTAGGCATCTTCTACTCCTTTTCACATCCATGCCCCtgcattttttcttcttttgtttatctttatccCCTTTTCTCGGTCTTTCTATGTTCTTGTTGCAAACTAATGATCATATCTTTGCATATATATTTCTAGAGAAATTTAAGAAAAACtgagtggaaaaaaaataaaataaaattgagaaataTGAGCAAGCCAAAAAAGGAGCCACTGCCTTGAAAAGAATGTTAGCAACAGCATCGCACATGTTTCCTTTTGTTTCGAAACTGTTTTAGTTAGGGATGTCACTATCTGTATAATTTGTATGAAAGATATGAAGTAGATGCGTTGAAcaaaaaatatggtttttggGGTGTGACAATGTCATGGATGTTGTGTTTCCTCATTGCCAATTGAATTGCGTCATTCAGTTTAGATAATTCTTTCTTACTGAAACCAAAAACTGCATGCCCATTGTCTTTTGGATTATTGCATTCTTTATGCTTCTAGCCTTGCAGCACCATTCAGTGGGGTGGCCACTTTGAAATACACATGTAAAAGAATCTCCAATGGTTTTCTCTATTTTAGATATCCAAACTTCTTAGACTTGTAAGATAATTTCCAATAGCACTTTCAACTTTTTTAGTATAATTGTTCTTATTGTGTAAAGTTTACTATTGCTGATGGTGTTTCAGAGTTTCAGATTTTAATGatttatatgtattaaaaaaagaGTATCTTTGTCCCTTCACATATATAGAACAAAAagactattttgatttttttcaagaATTTTGTGTGTTTGTTTTGAACAATTGACTCCCAAAATATAGAttaaatcaatatacaaaatgtATTCAAGATGCTCTGAAtcactaaaattatttttatcaaaacagGTGTTTGATACACTAAGGACTACAATGTTCGTACTAGGAATGATGTCAGTGTTCATAGGCATCACGTTGCTGGCACCTGATGAATCAAAAGGTATTTTGATTGAGGTTTTTACTAATTCAAAGTACAGAGAAGATAAAGATGGgaactttgaaaattttcagGTACTGAAGGCAAGGATAATTCATCTTTAGTTTCTGTGATGTCTTCAAACATTTCAAAAGAAGTGGACAGGTAACATAcaattactctctctctctctctctctctctctcacacacacacacacacaaatgcGAATGGAGAATCCATGAATTGTGGAGCTTCAAATCCCCTAGAAGCTTCCAAGAAAGTcggaaatgtttttttttattttttgttttggaccAATTTAGATATGTCTTCACCAATTTTGTCcacatgtgtattttttttaggTTGGTTGTGCCATCTGAAGATGGGCAAAATAAAGACAAAGGATCACTTATGCAAGCAATGCTGATGAAGATTTCGGATATTATTGTCAAGGCAAAGGTGGTGTAAATTTGGGTTCAAGAACTTTATGTGGTAGCTGGCTAATATAAAGaggttaaataattattaaacatgtGAAATTTTCTGATCTCATTTGCAGACGGCTTGTGCATTATCACTTGGTGTTGGAGAGGATTCAATAAGCGCATCAGCTGTTCTTGTGATGCCCATGGTGTCATCCAAGATAACCGGCTTTCGAGGAGGTGGTCTTGAGCGGGCCAAGATATTCTCCATGAGAAATTCTGGTTGGAGTAAGATTCCTATGGACGAAGACGGTGAAAAATTGCTTAACCCAAGCCCTCAGAGCCCTTGAtaatgggaagaaaagatgtTTGTTAGGAAGGAGATAGTTTCATACTGATTGTGTTATTAGTTATACGACTGAATAGGTTTCAATGTTATCCTAATTATGAAGCAATCTTGTATTTGGAAAAAAGTCTCATACgctataaat
This genomic interval carries:
- the LOC107428006 gene encoding probable magnesium transporter NIPA8 isoform X2; translated protein: MLESDGTNGKLPPKPIIYFQTWRVGIIFFILGNCLNFISFGYAAQSLLAALGSIQFVSNIAFAYFVLNKMVTIKVMVATAFIVLGNVFLVAFGNHQSPVFTPEQLAEKYSNITFIFYCLILILVVALHHSIYRKGELVIAVPGQDLRPYWHMLLPFSYAVVSGAVGSCSVLFAKSLSNLLRLAMSSDYQLHSWFTYSMLLLFLSTAGFWMTRLNEGLSLFDAILIVPMFQIAWTFFSICTGFVYFQEYQVFDTLRTTMFVLGMMSVFIGITLLAPDESKGTEGKDNSSLVSVMSSNISKEVDRLVVPSEDGQNKDKGSLMQAMLMKISDIIVKAKTACALSLGVGEDSISASAVLVMPMVSSKITGFRGGGLERAKIFSMRNSGWSKIPMDEDGEKLLNPSPQSP
- the LOC107428006 gene encoding probable magnesium transporter NIPA8 isoform X3, whose product is MEQTESYHQSLLYIFRLGELSLLAALGSIQFVSNIAFAYFVLNKMVTIKVMVATAFIVLGNVFLVAFGNHQSPVFTPEQLAEKYSNITFIFYCLILILVVALHHSIYRKGELVIAVPGQDLRPYWHMLLPFSYAVVSGAVGSCSVLFAKSLSNLLRLAMSSDYQLHSWFTYSMLLLFLSTAGFWMTRLNEGLSLFDAILIVPMFQIAWTFFSICTGFVYFQEYQVFDTLRTTMFVLGMMSVFIGITLLAPDESKGTEGKDNSSLVSVMSSNISKEVDRLVVPSEDGQNKDKGSLMQAMLMKISDIIVKAKTACALSLGVGEDSISASAVLVMPMVSSKITGFRGGGLERAKIFSMRNSGWSKIPMDEDGEKLLNPSPQSP
- the LOC107428006 gene encoding probable magnesium transporter NIPA8 isoform X1 translates to MGEWVIGAFINLFGSIAINFGTNLLKLGHNERERHSMLESDGTNGKLPPKPIIYFQTWRVGIIFFILGNCLNFISFGYAAQSLLAALGSIQFVSNIAFAYFVLNKMVTIKVMVATAFIVLGNVFLVAFGNHQSPVFTPEQLAEKYSNITFIFYCLILILVVALHHSIYRKGELVIAVPGQDLRPYWHMLLPFSYAVVSGAVGSCSVLFAKSLSNLLRLAMSSDYQLHSWFTYSMLLLFLSTAGFWMTRLNEGLSLFDAILIVPMFQIAWTFFSICTGFVYFQEYQVFDTLRTTMFVLGMMSVFIGITLLAPDESKGTEGKDNSSLVSVMSSNISKEVDRLVVPSEDGQNKDKGSLMQAMLMKISDIIVKAKTACALSLGVGEDSISASAVLVMPMVSSKITGFRGGGLERAKIFSMRNSGWSKIPMDEDGEKLLNPSPQSP